Proteins found in one Amphiura filiformis chromosome 14, Afil_fr2py, whole genome shotgun sequence genomic segment:
- the LOC140169442 gene encoding uncharacterized protein: protein MEATGIKSRSTLYKIRKHGPKSPVKRGPKRKRIVDSVDDFDRGVIRRLISHMYIEKKWPTINSIYDEVKIAINFQGSKSSLRTILKDMGYKYSKRPERLVKETPDIVAKRHDYLSKMKQIRQLTNCPVEYLDETFLHQNHTKSKCWVIAGSGGFLIPTGKGSRLIILHAGSKEGFVEDALLSFQSKTGSSDYHDEMNGNVFLEWFTHQFLPNIPQHTVIVMDNDPYHSVQEERIPTMNTKKAEMQEWLTAQNVDWCPTMIKVQLYALIQMHKPRCTKMVIDELARSHGHYILRLPP, encoded by the coding sequence ATGGAAGCAACCGGGATTAAATCTAGGTCAACCCTCTACAAGATTAGAAAACATGGACCTAAATCGCCAGTGAAAAGAGGACCCAAAAGGAAGCGGATAGTCGACAGCGTAGATGATTTTGATCGAGGTGTTATCAGGCGGCTAATTAGCCATATGTACATAGAGAAGAAGTGGCCAACAATTAACTCAATATATGATGAGGTCAAGATTGCAATCAACTTCCAAGGTAGCAAGTCATCACTAAGAACAATTTTAAAAGACATGGGCTACAAATATAGCAAGAGGCCGGAAAGACTTGTTAAAGAAACGCCTGACATTGTTGCCAAAAGACACGACTACCTgagtaaaatgaaacaaattagACAGCTTACCAACTGCCCTGTCGAGTATTTAGACGAAACATTCCTCCACCAGAATCATACAAAGTCCAAATGCTGGGTAATTGCTGGATCAGGAGGATTTCTTATTCCAACCGGAAAGGGAAGCAGGTTAATTATTTTGCACGCTGGGTCAAAAGAAGGATTTGTTGAAGATGCTCTCCTTTCATTTCAATCCAAGACGGGATCTAGTGATTACCACGATGAAATGAATGGCAACGTTTTTCTAGAATGGTTTACacatcaatttttgccaaatataccCCAACACACTGTCATCGTCATGGACAATGACCCTTACCATTCCGTGCAGGAGGAACGGATCCCCACCATGAACACAAAGAAAGCCGAAATGCAAGAGTGGCTAACAGCTCAAAATGTAGATTGGTGTCCAACCATGATCAAGGTGCAGCTTTATGCACTTATTCAGATGCACAAACCAAGGTGTACGAAGATGGTCATTGACGAATTGGCAAGATCCCATGGTCACTATATTCTGCGACTGCCCCCTTAA